In Janthinobacterium sp. 67, a genomic segment contains:
- a CDS encoding MFS transporter, translating into MELVKQIASARANKPSNKPWLWIPSLYFGQGIPYVVVMTLSVIMYKNYGFSNTDIALYTSWLYLPWVIKPLWSPFIDMYRTKRFWIVGLQLVIGAALALVALTTSLPHFFQISLAIFWLMAFSSATHDIAADGFYMLGLEEHQQAAFVGVRSTFYRLAMIAGQGGLVYLAGYLTHATGNVQLAWSVVFAILAGLFITLFLYHYFVLPKPKDDRPSIQGAGVSPLQEFVATFASFFKKKDIFVILGFLLLFRLGEAQLLKLAAPFLLDPVAKGGLGLSTEQVGLVYGTIGVIALTLGGLLGGFIISRFGLKRCLWIMVLSVHLPDLVFVYLASALPSSIYVIAGGIALEQFGYGFGFASYMLYMIMVSDGAHKTAHYAICTGFMALGMMLPGMASGWIQQMLGYQHFFIWVCIATIPAFIMAALVKIDPEFGKKAEA; encoded by the coding sequence ATGGAGCTTGTGAAACAAATCGCTTCGGCGCGCGCGAATAAGCCGTCAAATAAGCCGTGGCTGTGGATCCCTTCCCTGTATTTCGGCCAGGGCATCCCCTATGTAGTGGTCATGACCTTGTCCGTGATCATGTACAAGAACTACGGTTTCAGCAATACCGATATCGCCCTGTATACCAGTTGGCTGTACTTGCCGTGGGTGATCAAGCCCCTGTGGTCGCCCTTCATCGATATGTACCGCACCAAGCGTTTCTGGATCGTCGGCTTGCAGCTGGTGATCGGCGCCGCGCTGGCGCTGGTGGCCCTGACGACGTCCTTGCCGCACTTTTTCCAGATCAGCCTGGCCATTTTCTGGCTGATGGCCTTCAGTTCCGCCACGCATGACATTGCCGCCGACGGCTTTTATATGCTGGGCCTGGAAGAGCATCAGCAGGCAGCCTTCGTCGGCGTGCGCAGCACTTTCTATCGCCTGGCCATGATCGCCGGCCAAGGCGGCCTCGTGTATCTGGCCGGCTATTTGACGCATGCGACGGGCAATGTGCAGCTGGCCTGGTCCGTCGTGTTCGCCATCCTGGCGGGCCTGTTCATCACCCTCTTCCTGTACCACTATTTTGTCTTGCCGAAACCGAAGGACGACCGCCCCAGCATCCAGGGCGCCGGCGTTTCTCCGCTGCAAGAATTCGTCGCCACCTTTGCTTCTTTTTTCAAGAAGAAGGATATTTTCGTCATCTTGGGCTTCTTGCTGCTGTTCCGTCTCGGCGAAGCGCAACTGCTCAAATTGGCCGCGCCCTTCCTGCTCGATCCGGTCGCCAAGGGCGGCCTGGGCCTCAGCACGGAACAGGTGGGCCTCGTCTACGGCACCATCGGCGTGATCGCCCTCACCCTCGGTGGCTTGCTGGGCGGATTCATCATTTCCCGCTTCGGCTTGAAACGCTGCCTGTGGATCATGGTGCTGTCCGTCCACTTGCCCGACCTGGTCTTCGTCTACCTGGCCAGCGCCTTGCCCAGCAGCATCTATGTGATCGCCGGTGGCATTGCGCTGGAGCAATTTGGCTATGGCTTCGGTTTCGCCTCCTACATGTTGTACATGATCATGGTCTCCGATGGCGCGCATAAAACGGCCCATTACGCCATCTGCACGGGTTTCATGGCCCTGGGCATGATGTTGCCGGGCATGGCCAGCGGCTGGATACAGCAAATGCTCGGTTACCAGCATTTCTTCATCTGGGTCTGCATCGCCACCATTCCTGCTTTCATCATGGCTGCGCTAGTCAAGATCGATCCCGAATTCGGCAAGAAGGCCGAGGCCTGA
- a CDS encoding amino acid ABC transporter permease: MAYTFDFSSIWEYREYLYNGVIGTLRLTLVGTVLGVAIGILGAISRAWKLPVLFPVYTVYVELIRNTPFIVQLFFVFFGLPSLGIHLSEWQAATIAMVLNLGAYSTEIIRAGVESVPKGHIEAASALAMSRFQIFRCVILRQALLKMWPALSSQIVIVMLGSSVCSQISAEELTFGAGFITSRNFRSFEVYFVVTIMYFLLAVGVRRALDLFGRYVLARRAT, translated from the coding sequence ATGGCATACACTTTTGATTTCAGCAGTATTTGGGAATACCGCGAGTATCTGTACAACGGCGTAATCGGTACCTTGCGCCTGACACTCGTTGGCACCGTGCTCGGGGTTGCCATCGGTATTCTTGGCGCCATTTCGCGCGCCTGGAAACTGCCCGTGCTGTTCCCGGTCTACACCGTGTATGTGGAGCTGATCCGCAACACGCCGTTCATTGTGCAGCTGTTCTTTGTCTTCTTCGGCTTGCCCAGCCTCGGCATTCATTTGAGCGAGTGGCAGGCGGCAACGATTGCGATGGTGCTCAACCTGGGCGCCTATAGCACCGAGATCATCCGCGCTGGCGTGGAGTCTGTGCCGAAAGGCCATATCGAGGCCGCGTCGGCGCTGGCGATGTCGCGCTTCCAGATTTTTCGCTGCGTGATTCTGCGCCAGGCCTTGCTCAAGATGTGGCCAGCCTTGTCGAGCCAGATCGTGATCGTGATGCTGGGATCGTCCGTATGTTCGCAAATTTCGGCCGAAGAGCTGACTTTTGGCGCCGGCTTCATTACCTCGCGTAACTTCCGCTCCTTCGAAGTGTATTTCGTCGTCACCATCATGTACTTTTTGCTGGCGGTCGGCGTGCGCCGCGCGTTGGATCTGTTTGGCCGCTACGTACTGGCGAGGAGAGCGACATGA
- a CDS encoding sodium-dependent transporter, producing the protein MKQQAQGSGLTLKRAGFTTGFGVLAATLGSAVGLGNIWKFPYLTGANGGAGFLLIYLLATLLVGLPVMIAEITLGRRAKVNPISTMEQLAPKGKPWWLVGFIGMVAAFLIVAFYSEVVGWVFAYIAKAIDGSILSSDKLVTEAAFASLIANPLQSLLWQWGVLLFIGGILMLGVTKGIEAIAKKLMPLLFLLLLLLCAVSLSLDKAGEGLAFLFRPDFSKLTASVVLTAMGLAFFKLSVGMGTMMTYGSYFRDDQNIPVTTLRVMAADLGVSMLAGIAIFPAVFTFGFAPSAGPSLVFITIPAVFSQIPMGQVLMVVFFILAAVAATGAMLSLMEVPVVIFHERFGWTRTKATIVTMLLLAVLGSVCALSNSTLADFKLFDLNMFDLFDFVSSNIFLPVGGIAIALFTGWAWGKDHFIDAISNHGQLQNRKLAHVLLFLLRFVSPVLILIVMLKGLKVF; encoded by the coding sequence ATGAAACAACAAGCTCAAGGATCAGGCCTGACCCTGAAACGGGCTGGCTTTACCACTGGCTTCGGCGTCCTCGCCGCCACCCTCGGTTCCGCAGTCGGTCTCGGCAACATCTGGAAGTTCCCCTATCTGACAGGCGCCAATGGCGGCGCCGGCTTCCTGCTCATCTATCTGCTCGCTACCTTATTAGTGGGACTGCCCGTGATGATCGCGGAAATCACCTTGGGACGCCGGGCCAAGGTCAATCCCATTTCGACCATGGAACAGCTGGCACCGAAGGGCAAGCCCTGGTGGCTGGTCGGCTTCATCGGCATGGTGGCCGCCTTCCTGATCGTCGCGTTCTATTCGGAAGTGGTGGGCTGGGTGTTCGCCTATATCGCCAAGGCCATCGATGGCTCCATTCTCAGCAGCGACAAACTGGTGACGGAAGCGGCCTTCGCTTCGCTGATCGCCAATCCCCTCCAATCGCTGTTGTGGCAATGGGGCGTGCTGCTGTTTATCGGCGGCATATTGATGCTGGGCGTAACCAAGGGCATCGAGGCGATCGCCAAGAAACTCATGCCGCTGCTGTTCCTGTTACTCCTGCTGCTCTGCGCGGTCAGCCTGTCGCTCGATAAAGCGGGCGAAGGCCTGGCATTCCTGTTCCGTCCCGATTTTTCCAAGCTGACGGCTTCCGTCGTGCTGACAGCCATGGGCCTGGCCTTCTTTAAATTGTCCGTCGGCATGGGCACGATGATGACCTACGGCAGCTATTTCCGCGATGACCAGAATATCCCCGTCACGACCTTGCGCGTGATGGCGGCCGACCTCGGTGTATCGATGCTGGCGGGCATTGCCATCTTTCCCGCCGTGTTCACGTTCGGCTTCGCGCCCAGCGCGGGACCATCGCTGGTGTTCATCACCATTCCCGCCGTGTTTTCGCAGATTCCCATGGGACAAGTGCTGATGGTGGTGTTCTTTATCCTCGCCGCCGTGGCCGCCACAGGGGCGATGCTGTCGCTGATGGAAGTGCCCGTGGTGATTTTCCATGAACGCTTCGGCTGGACCCGCACCAAGGCCACCATCGTGACCATGCTGCTGCTGGCCGTGCTCGGTTCCGTATGCGCGCTGAGCAACAGCACCCTGGCGGACTTCAAGCTGTTTGATTTGAATATGTTTGATCTGTTCGACTTCGTCTCGTCGAATATCTTCCTGCCCGTGGGCGGCATTGCGATTGCCTTGTTTACCGGCTGGGCCTGGGGCAAAGACCATTTCATCGATGCGATCAGCAATCATGGCCAGTTGCAAAATAGAAAGCTGGCGCATGTGCTGCTGTTCCTGCTGCGCTTTGTCTCGCCCGTCTTGATCCTGATCGTCATGCTGAAAGGCCTGAAAGTCTTCTAG
- a CDS encoding LysR family transcriptional regulator: MRLRHIEVFHAIMQVGTISGAAQVLHISQPAVTKVLQHCELQLGMPLFERVRGKLYPKPEAHRLFVETEKLNRDLLGIRRLAASLKGHAVETIRLVSTPTIAISVLPFAMTEWRRDFPHTRCQLATHHTGEIVNTLRLGEADLAVSLQDPRHPGIVAEPIAQGVMTVIAPAGTWRAADCGTPLTAHGLNGELIGHTDNDPLGELVIAACEAQDIHPVFSTVVQTYQIARSLVEAGAGMAVVDPFTAASGSPERLQRRPWAPTIPIQLYLLTASHSPLSHGARRLADSIGVAARNCLERGV; encoded by the coding sequence ATGCGGCTGCGTCATATCGAAGTATTTCACGCCATCATGCAAGTTGGCACCATCAGCGGCGCCGCGCAAGTGCTGCATATCTCGCAACCGGCCGTGACCAAGGTCTTGCAGCATTGCGAGCTGCAACTGGGCATGCCGCTGTTCGAGCGCGTGCGGGGCAAGCTGTACCCGAAACCCGAGGCGCACCGTTTGTTTGTCGAGACAGAAAAGCTCAACCGCGATTTATTGGGTATCCGCCGCCTGGCGGCCAGCCTGAAGGGCCATGCGGTGGAAACCATCCGCCTGGTCTCCACGCCGACGATTGCCATCAGCGTCTTGCCGTTCGCCATGACGGAGTGGCGGCGCGACTTTCCCCACACGCGTTGCCAGCTGGCTACCCACCACACGGGCGAGATCGTCAATACCCTGCGCCTCGGTGAAGCGGACCTGGCCGTGTCGCTGCAAGACCCGCGCCATCCAGGCATCGTGGCCGAACCGATCGCGCAGGGCGTCATGACGGTCATCGCGCCAGCCGGCACCTGGCGCGCGGCCGATTGCGGCACACCATTGACGGCGCATGGCCTGAATGGCGAGCTGATCGGCCATACGGATAATGATCCGCTGGGTGAACTGGTGATCGCCGCTTGCGAGGCGCAGGATATCCACCCCGTGTTTTCTACCGTGGTGCAGACCTATCAAATCGCCCGCTCGCTGGTGGAAGCGGGCGCCGGCATGGCCGTCGTCGACCCGTTTACGGCCGCGTCCGGCTCGCCCGAGCGGCTGCAGCGCCGTCCTTGGGCGCCGACGATACCGATCCAACTGTATTTATTGACGGCGAGCCACTCGCCGCTGTCGCATGGCGCGCGGCGCCTGGCCGACAGCATCGGCGTAGCGGCGCGCAATTGCCTGGAAAGAGGAGTCTGA
- a CDS encoding amino acid ABC transporter permease: MSDFSLWDIIRNLLLAGRWTVLLSLIAFVCGGLVGIAILMMRTSSARLLRRFAVMYIELFQGTPLLMQLFLLFFGLSLSGMQVSPWIAASVALTLFTSAYLAEIWRGCVEAIPRGQWEASASTAMTYMEQMRHVILPQALRIAVAPTVGFSVQVVKATAVTSIIGFVELTKAGSMISNATFAPFTVYGLIALMYFCLCFPLSLYARRLERKINVSR, encoded by the coding sequence ATGAGCGATTTTTCGCTGTGGGACATCATTCGCAACTTGCTGCTGGCGGGGCGCTGGACGGTATTGCTGTCCTTGATCGCCTTTGTTTGTGGCGGCCTGGTTGGCATCGCGATCCTGATGATGCGCACCTCGAGCGCGCGGCTGCTGCGCCGGTTTGCCGTCATGTACATCGAGTTGTTCCAGGGCACGCCGCTGCTGATGCAATTGTTCCTGCTGTTCTTTGGCCTGTCGCTGAGCGGCATGCAAGTGTCGCCCTGGATTGCCGCCAGCGTGGCCCTGACCTTGTTTACCAGCGCCTACCTGGCGGAAATCTGGCGCGGTTGCGTCGAGGCGATTCCCCGTGGCCAGTGGGAAGCGTCTGCCAGCACGGCAATGACGTATATGGAGCAGATGCGCCATGTGATCTTGCCGCAGGCGCTGCGCATCGCCGTTGCACCGACAGTCGGTTTTTCCGTGCAGGTCGTGAAAGCGACGGCGGTCACGTCCATTATTGGTTTTGTCGAGCTGACCAAGGCCGGCTCGATGATCAGCAACGCCACGTTTGCGCCCTTCACCGTGTATGGCCTGATCGCCCTGATGTATTTTTGCTTGTGTTTCCCGCTTTCGCTGTATGCCCGCCGCCTGGAAAGGAAAATCAATGTCTCTCGTTAG
- a CDS encoding glycoside hydrolase family 10 protein, whose protein sequence is MLSTFKKRLGASAGVLAALATATLLSSCTSTKLPSTVTPGEAGLPAVPPVQHITGEVPPPAPREFRAAWVSTVANIDWPSRSNLPVAKQQAEALAILDRAKSLNLNAIVLQVRPSADTIYPSQLEPWSEYLTGKQGQPPLPMYDPLAFWVAQAHARGLELHAWFNPYRARHATAKSPLARDSFASTNPASVKQYGRYLWMDPGDAAASKHTTDVVLDVVRRYDIDGVHIDDYFYPYPIDAPGAGAGAETAALDAGNGGAKRELPFPDEPSWQQYLLAGGQLDRASWRRQNVNQLIEALYTGIHREKSWVRFGISPFGIGRPDRRPAGIVGFSQYDKLYADAELWLAKGWLDYLSPQLYWPVAQAPQAFGVLLDYWLAQNPYGRHVWPGLYTSRIDNSAKSFTPQEIIKQIEVTRTRPGANGQVHFSMVPLMQNRKGVSEQLKAAVYQSPALVPATPWLGKEAPGTPVLALRRDSSSLNLKLTAGGGKPVAQYAVWARYGEDWRFTVVTGVQGELTLVDDAIGKVNAVVVSAVDRLGNESPRVTVRAPFTVATK, encoded by the coding sequence TTGTTGTCTACTTTCAAAAAACGCCTGGGCGCCAGCGCCGGCGTATTGGCCGCGCTGGCCACCGCCACATTGCTCAGCAGCTGTACCAGCACCAAGCTGCCATCGACAGTGACACCGGGCGAAGCGGGTTTGCCTGCCGTGCCGCCCGTGCAGCACATCACGGGCGAAGTGCCGCCGCCGGCGCCGCGCGAATTCCGCGCCGCCTGGGTCTCGACGGTCGCCAATATCGACTGGCCCAGCCGCAGCAATTTGCCTGTCGCCAAGCAGCAAGCGGAAGCGCTGGCCATCCTCGACCGTGCCAAGTCCTTGAATCTGAATGCGATTGTGCTGCAAGTGCGGCCCAGCGCCGACACGATTTACCCATCGCAACTGGAGCCGTGGTCGGAATACCTGACCGGCAAGCAAGGCCAGCCGCCATTACCGATGTATGACCCGCTGGCTTTCTGGGTGGCACAAGCGCATGCGCGCGGCCTGGAATTGCATGCCTGGTTCAACCCCTACCGGGCCCGTCACGCGACGGCCAAGTCGCCGCTGGCGCGCGACAGTTTCGCGTCCACCAATCCGGCGTCCGTCAAACAATACGGCCGCTACCTGTGGATGGACCCGGGCGACGCCGCCGCCTCCAAGCACACGACGGACGTGGTGCTGGACGTGGTGCGCCGCTACGATATCGATGGCGTGCACATCGACGATTACTTTTACCCGTACCCGATCGACGCGCCCGGCGCCGGTGCGGGGGCCGAAACAGCCGCGCTGGACGCGGGCAATGGCGGCGCCAAGCGCGAATTGCCGTTTCCCGATGAGCCTTCCTGGCAGCAATATCTGCTGGCCGGTGGCCAGCTGGACCGCGCTTCCTGGCGCCGCCAGAACGTCAACCAGCTGATCGAGGCTTTGTATACAGGCATCCACCGCGAAAAGAGCTGGGTGCGCTTCGGCATCAGCCCGTTCGGCATCGGCCGCCCGGACCGCCGCCCTGCCGGCATCGTCGGCTTCAGCCAGTACGATAAATTGTATGCGGACGCGGAACTGTGGCTGGCCAAGGGCTGGCTCGATTACCTGTCGCCGCAGCTGTACTGGCCCGTGGCGCAGGCGCCGCAAGCGTTTGGCGTGCTGCTCGACTACTGGCTGGCGCAAAATCCGTATGGCCGCCACGTGTGGCCGGGTTTATATACGAGCCGCATCGACAATTCCGCCAAGTCCTTCACGCCGCAAGAGATCATCAAGCAGATCGAAGTGACGCGCACGCGTCCCGGCGCGAATGGACAAGTGCATTTCAGCATGGTGCCCCTGATGCAGAATCGCAAGGGTGTCAGCGAGCAACTCAAGGCGGCCGTGTATCAAAGCCCTGCCCTGGTTCCCGCCACGCCGTGGCTGGGCAAGGAAGCGCCCGGTACGCCCGTGCTGGCGTTGCGCCGCGATTCCAGCAGCCTGAACCTCAAATTGACGGCGGGCGGCGGCAAGCCCGTGGCGCAATACGCCGTCTGGGCCCGCTACGGCGAAGACTGGCGTTTTACCGTGGTTACGGGCGTGCAAGGCGAGCTGACCCTGGTCGACGATGCCATTGGTAAAGTCAATGCGGTGGTGGTCAGCGCCGTGGACCGCCTCGGCAATGAAAGCCCCCGCGTTACCGTGCGCGCACCGTTTACGGTCGCCACCAAGTAA
- a CDS encoding transporter substrate-binding domain-containing protein, whose protein sequence is MNRRSILLSLILSATALAAPLTHAEALDDILKAKVLRVAVPQDFPPFGSVGPDMKPVGYDIDVAALLAKGLGVKLELVPVTSANRIPYLNTKKVDLVISSLGKNPEREKVIDFSAAYAPFFSGVFGTADQAIGKAEQLAGKTVGVTRGAVEDLELSKIAPANTTIKRFEDNNATISAFLSGQVPLIATGNVVAGAIVEKQPAKKLEFKFFIKNSPCYVGINKSEPKLLAQINAILAKSKEDGSLNTIAQKWMKTTRPVTALL, encoded by the coding sequence ATGAACCGTCGCTCGATCCTGTTGTCGCTGATCTTGTCCGCCACCGCACTTGCCGCGCCGCTGACCCATGCCGAGGCGCTCGACGATATTCTCAAAGCCAAGGTCTTGCGCGTGGCCGTGCCCCAGGATTTCCCGCCTTTCGGATCGGTCGGCCCTGACATGAAACCCGTTGGCTACGACATTGACGTGGCCGCACTGCTGGCCAAAGGCCTGGGGGTCAAGCTGGAACTGGTGCCCGTGACCAGCGCCAATCGCATTCCTTACCTCAATACCAAAAAAGTCGACCTGGTCATTTCCAGTCTCGGTAAAAACCCGGAGCGTGAAAAAGTCATCGATTTCAGCGCAGCGTATGCGCCATTCTTCAGCGGCGTGTTCGGGACCGCAGATCAGGCGATTGGCAAGGCGGAACAACTGGCAGGGAAAACCGTGGGCGTCACCCGCGGCGCCGTGGAAGATCTTGAGCTGAGCAAGATTGCGCCGGCCAATACCACCATCAAGCGTTTTGAAGATAATAATGCGACCATTTCCGCTTTCCTGTCCGGCCAGGTGCCCTTGATTGCCACTGGCAACGTGGTGGCTGGCGCCATTGTCGAAAAACAGCCTGCCAAAAAACTCGAATTTAAATTCTTTATCAAGAATTCTCCCTGCTACGTCGGCATCAATAAAAGCGAACCGAAGTTGCTGGCGCAAATCAATGCCATCCTGGCCAAGTCGAAAGAAGACGGCAGCCTCAATACCATCGCCCAGAAATGGATGAAAACAACGCGCCCTGTCACAGCCCTGCTGTAA
- a CDS encoding N-acetylmuramoyl-L-alanine amidase, with product MKKIALALLVALLSACTTPAPHLDHSLNARSQSPRVKFIVIHYTVSDLPRSIKILTEQVVSSHYLLTDTDKPKFYVLVDESRQANHAGVSNWKTYTQLNVSSIGIEIVNPGYKDTPEGRLWYPFPQAQIDELIPLLKDIQARYNIAPENILGHNEIAPQRKQDPGPLFPWRQLADAGLIVWPDANRVAAQRIIFEQQVPDAVWFQKKLAQHGYATPNTGVFDEATRNVLIAFQMKYRNTLFDGTPDGETAALLEVLTTPAPAVVAK from the coding sequence ATGAAAAAAATCGCCCTCGCCCTGCTGGTGGCCCTGCTTTCCGCCTGTACCACGCCCGCGCCGCACCTCGACCACAGTTTGAATGCACGCAGTCAGAGCCCGCGCGTCAAATTCATCGTCATCCATTACACGGTCAGCGACCTGCCACGCTCGATCAAGATCCTGACGGAACAAGTAGTGAGCAGCCATTATTTGCTGACGGACACGGACAAGCCGAAGTTTTACGTGCTGGTCGACGAATCGCGCCAGGCCAACCACGCGGGCGTGAGTAACTGGAAGACTTATACACAGTTGAATGTCAGCTCGATCGGCATCGAGATCGTCAACCCCGGCTACAAGGACACGCCGGAAGGCCGCCTCTGGTATCCGTTTCCCCAGGCGCAGATCGATGAGCTGATTCCACTGCTGAAAGATATCCAGGCCCGCTACAACATCGCGCCGGAAAATATCCTCGGCCATAACGAAATCGCCCCGCAGCGCAAGCAGGACCCGGGCCCGCTGTTCCCATGGCGCCAGCTGGCCGATGCGGGCCTGATCGTTTGGCCCGATGCGAACCGCGTTGCCGCGCAGCGAATCATTTTTGAGCAGCAAGTACCGGACGCCGTCTGGTTCCAGAAAAAGCTGGCCCAGCACGGTTATGCGACGCCGAATACGGGCGTTTTCGACGAAGCGACGCGCAATGTGCTGATCGCCTTCCAGATGAAATACCGCAACACCTTGTTTGACGGCACGCCCGACGGCGAAACGGCGGCCCTGCTGGAAGTGCTGACGACGCCGGCCCCGGCTGTTGTTGCAAAATAG
- a CDS encoding N-acetylglucosamine kinase, whose product MISFPAINTDTAVLGLGIDAGGTQTRWALAGADGAIVADGAVEGLSALQMSSDAGRAAVHATFAKLSRAVLAIGQPRAVVAGLTGFGGDDVTLAHMLADLLALDAGDVRLGNDIDIAYRDSFEPGEGYLVYAGTGSIAAWIDTDGGFHRAGGRGVLLDDGGGGYWIAREALRHIWRREDEAPGSWQASPMAEAVFAQLGGSDWSLSRAFMYGQDRGAIGRLALAVAASADADPLALDILQRAGQELARLALALVSRHGPRPVVLAGRAAQLHPAIASAMRAALPVSLTMEQKVARPHDAAARIAVKTAVRKQANTEHFINPNMDLS is encoded by the coding sequence ATGATTTCCTTCCCTGCAATCAATACTGACACTGCCGTGCTCGGGCTGGGCATCGACGCGGGCGGCACGCAAACACGCTGGGCTTTGGCCGGCGCGGATGGCGCCATTGTGGCGGACGGTGCCGTGGAAGGCTTGTCTGCCTTGCAAATGAGCAGCGATGCGGGCCGCGCAGCCGTGCACGCCACGTTTGCGAAACTGTCTCGGGCTGTGCTGGCCATCGGCCAGCCGCGCGCCGTGGTGGCGGGCTTGACGGGCTTTGGCGGCGACGATGTGACGCTGGCGCACATGCTGGCCGACTTGCTGGCGCTGGACGCCGGCGACGTCCGCTTGGGCAACGATATCGATATCGCCTATCGCGACAGTTTTGAACCAGGCGAAGGTTACCTGGTCTACGCTGGCACGGGCTCGATTGCCGCCTGGATCGACACGGATGGCGGCTTTCACCGCGCAGGCGGGCGCGGCGTGCTGCTCGACGATGGCGGCGGCGGCTACTGGATCGCGCGCGAAGCCTTGCGCCACATCTGGCGCCGCGAAGACGAGGCGCCCGGCAGCTGGCAAGCCTCGCCCATGGCCGAGGCCGTGTTTGCGCAACTGGGCGGCAGTGACTGGTCGCTGTCGCGCGCCTTCATGTATGGCCAGGACCGGGGCGCCATCGGCCGGCTGGCGCTGGCCGTGGCCGCCAGTGCCGATGCCGACCCGCTGGCGCTGGACATCTTGCAGCGCGCGGGACAGGAACTGGCCCGTCTGGCCCTGGCATTGGTATCGCGCCATGGTCCGCGTCCCGTGGTGCTGGCGGGCCGCGCGGCGCAATTGCACCCGGCCATCGCGTCAGCCATGCGCGCCGCTTTGCCTGTATCGTTGACGATGGAACAGAAAGTTGCCCGTCCACATGACGCGGCGGCCAGGATAGCCGTCAAGACGGCGGTCAGGAAACAGGCCAACACTGAACATTTTATTAACCCGAACATGGATCTTTCATGA
- a CDS encoding M15 family metallopeptidase encodes MSVASLQLEAVGSDPQFRHLSSIAGIAIDLRYATPDNFVGRDLYSPIDCAWLHRDAAVALEKAVAWLAERRPNHHLLVLDALRPQRVQQQLWDALQGTELLGYIAEPSRGSIHSFGMALDITIVGPDGQELDMGTGFDDLSERSHPALELVMLERGEITEQQVDNRRLLREAMFQAGFFGINSEWWHFDCGDRVLVRQTYTRVL; translated from the coding sequence ATGTCTGTTGCAAGTTTGCAATTGGAAGCGGTCGGCAGCGATCCGCAATTTCGCCACCTGAGCAGCATCGCCGGCATTGCCATCGACTTGCGCTATGCCACGCCCGACAATTTCGTCGGCCGCGACTTATACAGCCCCATCGATTGCGCCTGGCTGCACCGCGATGCGGCAGTGGCGCTGGAGAAAGCCGTGGCGTGGCTGGCCGAGCGGCGGCCCAATCATCATTTGCTGGTGCTCGACGCCCTGCGCCCGCAGCGGGTGCAGCAGCAACTATGGGATGCGCTGCAGGGAACGGAGTTGCTCGGCTATATTGCGGAACCGTCGCGCGGCTCGATTCACTCGTTCGGCATGGCGCTCGACATCACCATCGTCGGGCCGGACGGGCAGGAACTGGATATGGGTACCGGTTTTGACGACTTGAGTGAGCGCTCGCATCCGGCACTGGAACTGGTGATGCTGGAAAGGGGAGAAATTACGGAGCAGCAAGTGGACAATCGCCGCCTTTTGCGCGAGGCGATGTTCCAGGCGGGCTTCTTTGGCATCAACAGCGAATGGTGGCATTTCGATTGCGGTGACCGGGTGCTGGTGCGCCAGACCTACACCCGGGTTCTCTGA